The proteins below come from a single Zea mays cultivar B73 chromosome 8, Zm-B73-REFERENCE-NAM-5.0, whole genome shotgun sequence genomic window:
- the LOC103636092 gene encoding uncharacterized protein, with product MEGFTGAHVSSRVISACAAPSPTVVLPVKPPVETPPSRVASMSAQICLARHPVVFLPETPWPASSPRSSSSRRCRLPGPLPACFHAFASVCSERLHFLYESRLAVGKSSEGFQALQQSTPGPASRPLLHRRVRLIVPSLSFTSSHG from the exons ATGGAGGGCTTCACGGGTGCGCACGTTTCTTCTCGCGTCATCTCCGCTTGCGCCGCCCCTAGCCCCACCGTCGTCCTCCCCGTGAAGCCGCCGGTTGAGACGCCCCCCTCTCGTGTTGCCTCCATGTCCGCGCAGATATGCCTCGCTCGCCACCCCGTCGTGTTCCTCCCCGAGACACCGTGGCCAGCCTCTAGCCCGCGCTCTTCCTCGTCACGGCGATGCCGGCTTCCCGGACCCCTTCCGGCTTGCTTCCATGCCTTCGCTTCGGTTTGTTCT GAGAGGCTACACTTCCTCTATGAGTCAAGGTTGGCCGTCGGCAAGAGCTCCGAAGGGTTCCAGGCGCTGCAGCAATCTACACCAGGGCCAGCTTCGCGTCCACTTCTGCACAGGCGAGTGCGGCTAATTGTTCCAAG TTTAAGCTTCACCTCTAGTCATGGGTAA
- the LOC103636093 gene encoding probable ADP-ribosylation factor GTPase-activating protein AGD11, producing the protein MVGKKRGVISPLDHLAGLLEVRVVRGVDLAIRDLRSSDPYVVLRIGKAQKVKTRVVKKSINPEWNEKLTLSIEDPAVPIRLEVFDKDTFVDDAMGNAELDIRPLVEIVKMKLQGVADKTVVKKLVPNRQNCLAEESSIYISEGKVKQDLVVRLRNVECGEIELQLQWVHLPGSKGV; encoded by the exons ATGGTGGGGAAGAAGAGGGGTGTTATCTCCCCGCTGGACCATCTCGCTGGGCTGCTGGAGGTGCGCGTGGTGAGGGGAGTGGACCTCGCCATCCGCGACCTCCGATCCAGCGACCCCTACGTCGTCCTTCGCATCGGCAAGGCGCAG AAAGTGAAGACGCGAGTGGTCAAGAAGAGCATCAATCCGGAATGGAACGAAAAACTCACCCTCTCTATTGAAGACCCTGCCGTTCCTATTAGACTG GAAGTATTTGACAAGGACACTTTCGTTGATGATGCAATGGGTAACGCGGAGCTGGACATCCGCCCGTTAGTCGAGATTGTGAAGATGAAGCTCCAGGGTGTCGCTGACAAAACGGTGGTAAAGAAGCTGGTGCCCAACAGACAGAACTGCCTAGCCGAGGAGAGCTCCATATACATATCGGAGGGGAAGGTGAAGCAAGACCTGGTCGTACGGCTAAGGAACGTAGAGTGTGGCGAAATCGAGCTCCAACTTCAGTGGGTCCACCTCCCTGGCTCTAAGGGTGTATGA
- the LOC103636095 gene encoding uncharacterized protein: MQILRLLAARRFRRRRRRPVSTITATATAPVTPRGGAAGGCMYGYGEEEDEGPFFDLDLTCCSAPASSAGSQAAESGSESEDTSSCGAAADGGAAARSDLDFVISLHRSRPSSPSYEERLFCRGAAPARPPPLMFCASEPSDAASRSRARDSSGGGRLRLRTLSFGSAKAAFSGGRASFSRSTSGARSARLFAAYDQDLPDEGRALRPPSGDVIRRYLSKISSRLRRVGVGVGVSHPAAATDLRLRKSRSASAAQASSTAQSPPPRRDDSLAEKQDGIASAIAHCKESLHRASVSEAVDTSLARSRSDPGP, translated from the exons atgcagatcctacgcctgCTCGCGGCGCGGCgtttccgccgccgccgccgccgcccggtgTCCACGATCACTGCGACGGCGACCGCGCCAGTCACCCCTCGCGGCGGTGCCGCCGGAGGCTGCATGTACGGGTACGGCGAGGAGGAGGATGAGGGCCCGTTCTTCGACCTGGACCTGACCTGCTGCTCCGCGCCCGCGTCCAGCGCGGGCAGCCAGGCGGCCGAGTCGGGCTCCGAGTCCGAGGACACCTCGTCCTgcggcgccgccgccgacggcggcgccgccgcgcgcagCGACCTGGACTTCGTCATATCGCTGCACCGTAGCCGCCCGTCGTCGCCCTCGTACGAGGAGCGCCTCTTCTGCCGCGGCGCCgcgccggcgcggcccccgccgcTCATGTTCTGCGCGTCCGAGCCGAGCGACGCCGcgtcgcgctcgcgcgcccgcgacAGCAGCGGCGGCGGCCGGCTGCGGCTCCGGACGCTCAGCTTCGGGTCCGCCAAGGCTGCCTTCTCCGGCGGGCGCGCCAGCTTCTCCCGGAGCACCAGCGGCGCGCGCTCGGCGAGGCTCTTCGCCGCGTACGACCAGGACCTGCCGGACGAGGGAAGGGCGCTCAGGCCGCCCTCCGGCGACGTCATCCGCCGCTACCTGAGCAAGATCTCGAGCCGGCTGCggcgcgtgggcgtgggcgtTGGCGTGTCTCATCCCGCTGCCGCTACGGACCTCCGGCTGAGGAAGAGCCGCTCGGCCTCCGCCGCGCAGGCGTCCTCGACGGCCCAGTCGCCGCCGCCCCGACGCGACGACTCGCTAGCCGAGAAGCAGGACGGCATCGCCAGCGCCATCGCGCACTGCAAGGAGTCCCTCCACCGAG CGTCCGTGTCGGAGGCGGTGGACACGTCGCTGGCGCGATCGCGGAGCGACCCAGGGCCGTAA